The following coding sequences lie in one Saccharopolyspora hordei genomic window:
- a CDS encoding GNAT family N-acetyltransferase: MPPLTTERLVIREWTTSDSDVQAALALYGRPEVTEWLTPAVSNVADLAAMRAVVHAWTEAQPNLVPPTGRWAMQRRSDDVVVGGLVLRMLPPYDHDLELTWQLRPEAWGHGYATEAATALLRWAFTYDIDAVFALTRPDNTRAISTAQRIGMEWVGETTKYYDTLLQVYRIRKSDLPGAAEED; encoded by the coding sequence ATGCCTCCGCTGACCACCGAGCGACTGGTCATCCGCGAGTGGACGACCAGCGACTCCGACGTGCAGGCCGCGCTGGCGCTCTACGGCCGACCAGAGGTGACCGAGTGGCTCACCCCGGCCGTCTCCAACGTCGCCGACCTCGCCGCGATGCGTGCCGTGGTGCACGCGTGGACCGAGGCGCAGCCCAACCTCGTCCCACCGACCGGCCGGTGGGCGATGCAGCGCCGGTCCGACGACGTCGTGGTCGGCGGGCTGGTGCTGCGGATGCTGCCGCCCTACGACCACGACCTCGAGCTGACCTGGCAGCTGCGCCCCGAGGCGTGGGGCCACGGCTACGCCACGGAGGCCGCGACCGCGCTGCTGCGCTGGGCCTTCACCTACGACATCGACGCGGTGTTCGCGCTGACCCGCCCGGACAACACGCGGGCGATCTCCACCGCGCAGCGCATCGGCATGGAGTGGGTCGGCGAGACGACGAAGTACTACGACACCCTGCTGCAGGTCTACCGGATCCGGAAGAGCGACCTGCCCGGCGCCGCCGAGGAGGACTAG
- a CDS encoding LCP family protein, translating to MPHRLDHSAGGTVPPQTRTPDRRPHPPRRPVARRPGSGARVAVTVLSLLVLAVTGYGWSHYRDLLNGLATSDVTDGAGADGATDILLVGMDSRTDAHGKPLPAEVLRELHAGANDAALTDTIILLHIPNDGSSAAGFSFPRDSYVSIPGHGQHKINSAYSRGKQAAIAEATRRGTTDPAQLAREGDDAGRKLLVRTVERLTGVSIDHYAEVNLLGFARITEAVGGVPVCLRAPTRDSYSGADFRAGPQTISGPEALAFVRQRHGLPRGDLDRVVRQQAFLSGLTQSMLSGGVLANPARLQELIDSVQDSVVLDRDWDVLAFAERMRGLAGGAVRFTTIPIEDADHDTPDGQAILVDPRAVRAAVTRSTDPSAAPPPPSEVAGPATVDVLNATRNPGLAKRVRSELSGRGVEVGRAGNTGARASSVVRYAPGAAATADQVAALLGGLPTERDASLPRGRVQVLLGSDYRGPGAPRFAPPAAVALDGPARQQSTSTPPDPGTITADGIPCVN from the coding sequence ATGCCCCACCGCCTGGACCACTCCGCCGGAGGGACCGTGCCGCCCCAGACCAGGACGCCCGACCGCCGCCCGCACCCGCCGCGCCGACCGGTCGCACGGCGGCCGGGTTCCGGGGCGCGCGTCGCGGTGACGGTGCTGTCGCTGCTCGTGCTGGCGGTGACCGGGTACGGCTGGAGCCACTACCGGGACCTGCTCAACGGGCTGGCCACCAGCGACGTCACCGACGGCGCCGGGGCCGACGGGGCCACCGACATCCTGCTGGTGGGCATGGACAGCCGCACCGACGCGCACGGCAAGCCGCTGCCCGCGGAGGTGCTGCGCGAGCTGCACGCCGGGGCGAACGACGCGGCGCTGACCGACACGATCATCCTGCTGCACATCCCCAACGACGGCTCCAGCGCGGCCGGGTTCTCCTTCCCCCGCGACTCCTACGTGTCCATCCCCGGGCACGGGCAGCACAAGATCAATTCCGCGTACTCCCGCGGCAAGCAGGCCGCCATCGCGGAAGCGACCCGGCGCGGCACCACCGACCCGGCGCAGCTGGCGCGCGAGGGCGACGACGCCGGCCGCAAGCTGCTGGTGCGCACCGTCGAGCGGTTGACCGGCGTGTCGATCGACCACTACGCCGAGGTCAACCTGCTCGGCTTCGCCCGCATCACGGAAGCCGTCGGCGGCGTCCCGGTGTGCCTGCGGGCGCCGACGCGGGACAGCTACTCGGGAGCGGACTTCCGCGCCGGGCCGCAGACCATCTCCGGCCCCGAGGCGCTGGCCTTCGTCCGGCAGCGGCACGGGCTGCCGCGCGGGGACCTCGACCGCGTGGTGCGCCAGCAGGCCTTCCTGTCCGGGCTGACGCAGTCGATGCTCTCCGGCGGGGTGCTGGCCAACCCGGCGCGGCTGCAGGAGCTCATCGACTCGGTGCAGGACTCGGTGGTGCTCGACCGCGACTGGGACGTGCTGGCCTTCGCCGAGCGGATGCGCGGGCTGGCCGGGGGCGCGGTCCGGTTCACGACCATCCCGATCGAGGACGCCGACCACGACACCCCGGACGGCCAGGCGATCCTGGTGGACCCGCGCGCGGTCCGCGCGGCGGTCACCCGCAGCACCGACCCCTCCGCGGCACCACCGCCGCCGTCCGAGGTCGCCGGGCCGGCCACGGTGGACGTGCTCAACGCGACGCGGAACCCGGGCCTGGCCAAGCGGGTGCGCTCGGAGCTGTCAGGTCGCGGCGTGGAGGTGGGCCGGGCAGGCAACACCGGGGCCCGTGCGTCCTCAGTGGTCCGCTACGCGCCGGGGGCCGCGGCCACCGCCGACCAGGTCGCCGCGCTGCTCGGCGGGCTGCCCACCGAGCGGGACGCGTCCCTGCCGCGTGGTCGCGTCCAGGTGCTCCTCGGCAGCGACTACCGGGGTCCCGGGGCACCGCGGTTCGCCCCGCCTGCCGCGGTCGCGCTCGACGGCCCGGCCCGGCAGCAGAGCACCAGCACCCCACCGGATCCCGGGACGATCACCGCGGACGGGATCCCCTGCGTGAACTGA
- a CDS encoding carbonic anhydrase — MPEPPPSPAAAFQMLLEGNRRFVHNDVQHPNQDADHRASLAPGQRPFAVLFGCSDSRLAAEIIFDRGLGDLFVVRTAGQITGPEVLGSIEYGVGVLGAPLVIVLGHDSCGAVTAARQTVMEGSAPPGFLRDIVERVTPSVLAARADGKTEVDEIVDVHIQRTTDLLLERSTLLAKEVEAGRCAVVGLCYRLTDGTVREVGHHGPVAHRTGS, encoded by the coding sequence GTGCCCGAACCACCACCCTCCCCCGCAGCCGCCTTCCAGATGCTCCTGGAGGGCAACCGGCGGTTCGTCCACAACGACGTCCAGCACCCGAACCAGGACGCCGACCACCGCGCGTCGCTGGCCCCGGGCCAGCGCCCGTTCGCCGTGCTGTTCGGCTGCTCCGACTCCCGGCTGGCCGCCGAGATCATCTTCGACCGCGGCCTCGGTGACCTGTTCGTGGTGCGCACCGCCGGTCAGATCACCGGCCCGGAGGTGCTGGGCAGCATCGAGTACGGCGTCGGTGTGCTCGGCGCGCCGCTGGTGATCGTGCTCGGCCACGACTCCTGCGGCGCGGTGACCGCGGCCCGCCAGACCGTGATGGAAGGCTCGGCACCGCCGGGGTTCCTGCGCGACATCGTGGAGCGGGTGACGCCGAGCGTGCTCGCCGCCCGCGCCGACGGCAAGACCGAGGTCGACGAGATCGTCGACGTGCACATCCAGCGCACCACCGACCTGCTGCTGGAGCGGTCCACGTTGCTGGCCAAGGAGGTCGAGGCGGGACGCTGCGCGGTCGTCGGGCTGTGCTACCGGCTCACCGACGGCACCGTCCGGGAGGTCGGCCACCACGGGCCCGTCGCTCACCGCACCGGGTCGTAG
- a CDS encoding NAD(P)/FAD-dependent oxidoreductase yields the protein MRVVVVGSGIAGAAAAYESARAGVEVVLVDSPAPGRATSAGAGIICPWSSRVDDPDWLRIATAGAEHYPELVAALAADGETDLGYRRVGALRLVSRAEADEAVEHVARRAAGSEVAGAVELVDARRAREMFPPLRHDGPAVHIPGAARVDGRAVRDALRRAALRRGARLVNGTASVVADGAVRGVRVGEEFVGADAVVAAAGAWSPQLLEPLGVRVRVAPQRGQIVHLRLPGVDTTRWPVVLPRTRHYLLAFDDSRVVVGATREDGTGFDHRVTAAGVAEVLGEALAVAPGLADATHVETRIGFRPVGPDDRPLLGAVPQVAGLVVVNGLGASGLTVGPWAGAVAARLARGAAPGIDLTPYDPVR from the coding sequence ATGCGCGTGGTGGTCGTCGGCAGCGGCATCGCCGGTGCGGCAGCGGCGTACGAGTCGGCCCGGGCCGGGGTCGAGGTGGTCCTGGTGGACTCACCCGCGCCCGGCCGCGCGACCTCGGCGGGCGCGGGCATCATCTGCCCGTGGTCGTCCCGGGTGGACGACCCGGACTGGCTGCGGATCGCGACCGCCGGGGCCGAGCACTACCCGGAGCTCGTCGCGGCGCTGGCCGCCGACGGCGAGACTGATCTCGGCTACCGCCGGGTGGGCGCGCTGCGCCTGGTCTCGCGGGCCGAGGCCGACGAGGCGGTGGAGCACGTGGCGCGGCGGGCCGCGGGGTCTGAGGTGGCCGGTGCGGTGGAGCTGGTCGACGCCCGGCGGGCGCGGGAGATGTTCCCGCCCCTGCGGCACGACGGCCCGGCGGTCCACATCCCCGGGGCGGCGCGCGTGGACGGCCGGGCGGTGCGCGATGCGCTGCGGCGCGCGGCGCTCCGGCGCGGTGCCCGGCTCGTCAACGGCACCGCCTCGGTGGTCGCCGACGGCGCGGTCCGCGGTGTGCGCGTCGGCGAGGAGTTCGTCGGGGCGGACGCCGTGGTCGCCGCCGCCGGGGCCTGGTCACCGCAGCTGCTGGAGCCGCTGGGCGTGCGGGTCCGGGTGGCGCCGCAGCGCGGCCAGATCGTGCACCTGCGGCTGCCCGGCGTGGACACCACCCGCTGGCCGGTCGTGCTGCCGCGCACGCGCCACTACCTGCTGGCCTTCGACGACTCCCGGGTCGTGGTGGGCGCGACCCGCGAGGACGGAACCGGCTTCGACCACCGGGTCACCGCCGCCGGGGTGGCGGAGGTGCTCGGCGAAGCGCTGGCCGTGGCACCCGGGCTGGCCGACGCCACGCACGTGGAGACCCGGATCGGGTTCCGCCCGGTGGGCCCCGACGACCGCCCGCTGCTCGGCGCGGTGCCGCAGGTCGCCGGGTTGGTCGTGGTCAACGGCCTGGGCGCCTCCGGACTGACGGTCGGCCCCTGGGCGGGCGCGGTCGCGGCCCGGCTGGCCCGCGGCGCCGCCCCGGGGATCGACCTGACGCCCTACGACCCGGTGCGGTGA
- a CDS encoding wax ester/triacylglycerol synthase domain-containing protein has product MTVEPRRVLLISATIGEGHNATGRAVAEAAGRVWPGCEVGWVDALRAMGRWVPAAFNWIYVTNVESTPWLYDFFYDSLWRYRWFANASRRFVGAWSGRALRRTIDEHDPDLVVSTYPLGTAGLDWLRRRGGLDVPVAAVVSDFSPHPFWVYPEIDLHYVMSEASLREMRRAEPDAVGAVCVPPVVSAFRPGDRGAARRRLGLDESGFTVLLSCGSLGFGSVERAVDAALRVEGVGQVVVVCGRNEALRQRFAGRAEDRLVALGWVEDMPALVACADVVVTNAGGATALEALACGRAVVMFEPIAGHGRANAELMADAGLAELCPRADDLTATLRRWVAAPEELAQREHQALKHCQVADFDDQVAALAHLPRHRGRRPLRPQDAFFAHATTPVVPQQTGAVLLLEGDDRSAHDWCELLADRIERRAGRLPMLTRRLVRRRARWPQWVQDAALDPADHLRCREVRDERAAAAAREEFFRTAVRTDRPPWELEVLRETGSGRVSVLAKLHHALGDGVAVTSTLLRLLTDGPHPVPAADRGDRPRWVRRAGTVARGLVSLAAAGPAPASPWSGRSTAARSFSGLELPAAEVRACARARGVSSTALLLGVLAEALHRALPAPAPGQRFRVMVPRTARTGRGGVGTEAPGNHTASLALDLPVGPMPVEQRLAAVAAELGRPDRTGQPAAATAVLAALGLLPAPLHAWVVRRIYHRRFFSAVVSVLPGQRRPARIGSARIAGVLPVLALADGVGLAVGAIGWGDRIGFGVTTDTGLAPPAEVLTEHLRAVCTEVRAGDPR; this is encoded by the coding sequence GTGACCGTCGAGCCGCGTCGAGTGCTGCTGATCAGCGCGACCATCGGTGAGGGGCACAATGCGACCGGCCGGGCCGTGGCCGAAGCGGCCGGCCGGGTCTGGCCGGGGTGCGAGGTCGGCTGGGTGGACGCGCTGCGCGCGATGGGCCGCTGGGTGCCCGCCGCGTTCAACTGGATCTACGTCACCAACGTCGAGTCCACCCCGTGGCTGTACGACTTCTTCTACGACTCGCTGTGGCGGTACCGGTGGTTCGCCAACGCCTCGCGCCGCTTCGTCGGCGCCTGGAGCGGGCGGGCGCTGCGGCGCACGATCGACGAGCACGACCCGGACCTGGTCGTGTCGACCTACCCGCTCGGGACCGCGGGGCTGGACTGGCTGCGCCGCCGTGGTGGGCTCGACGTCCCGGTGGCGGCCGTGGTCTCGGACTTCTCCCCGCACCCGTTCTGGGTCTACCCCGAGATCGACCTGCACTACGTGATGAGCGAGGCGAGCCTGCGGGAGATGCGGCGGGCCGAACCGGACGCGGTGGGCGCGGTGTGCGTGCCCCCGGTGGTCTCGGCGTTCCGGCCCGGCGACCGGGGTGCCGCGCGCCGCAGGCTCGGGCTCGACGAGTCGGGCTTCACCGTGCTGCTGTCCTGCGGCTCGCTCGGGTTCGGTTCGGTGGAGCGGGCGGTGGACGCCGCGCTGCGGGTGGAGGGGGTCGGTCAGGTCGTGGTGGTCTGCGGGCGCAACGAGGCGCTGCGGCAGCGGTTCGCCGGCCGCGCCGAGGACCGGCTGGTCGCGCTGGGCTGGGTGGAGGACATGCCGGCGCTGGTGGCCTGCGCGGACGTCGTGGTGACCAACGCGGGCGGGGCGACGGCGCTGGAAGCGCTCGCGTGCGGGCGGGCGGTGGTGATGTTCGAGCCCATCGCCGGGCACGGGCGGGCCAACGCCGAGCTGATGGCCGACGCGGGCCTGGCCGAGCTGTGCCCGCGCGCGGACGACCTGACCGCGACGTTGCGCCGCTGGGTCGCCGCACCCGAGGAGCTCGCGCAGCGGGAGCACCAGGCGCTCAAGCACTGCCAGGTCGCGGACTTCGACGACCAGGTCGCCGCGCTGGCGCACCTCCCCCGGCACCGCGGTCGCCGGCCGCTGCGGCCGCAGGACGCCTTCTTCGCCCACGCCACCACACCCGTGGTGCCGCAGCAGACCGGTGCCGTCCTGCTGCTCGAGGGCGACGACCGCTCCGCGCACGACTGGTGCGAGCTCCTCGCCGACCGGATCGAACGGCGGGCCGGGCGGTTGCCGATGCTCACGCGGCGCCTGGTGCGGCGCCGGGCCCGGTGGCCGCAGTGGGTCCAGGACGCGGCCCTCGACCCCGCCGACCACCTGCGCTGCCGCGAGGTCCGCGACGAGCGCGCCGCGGCCGCGGCCCGCGAGGAGTTCTTCCGCACGGCGGTGCGCACCGACCGGCCCCCGTGGGAGCTGGAGGTGCTGCGCGAGACCGGGTCTGGCCGGGTGTCGGTCCTGGCGAAGCTGCACCACGCGCTCGGCGACGGCGTCGCGGTCACCAGCACGCTGCTGCGGTTGCTCACCGACGGTCCGCACCCGGTGCCGGCTGCGGACCGCGGGGACCGGCCGAGGTGGGTCCGGCGCGCGGGGACGGTGGCGCGCGGACTGGTCAGCTTGGCCGCGGCCGGTCCGGCACCGGCCAGCCCCTGGAGCGGGCGCAGCACGGCCGCCCGGTCGTTCAGCGGCCTGGAGCTGCCCGCCGCTGAGGTCCGCGCGTGCGCGCGGGCTCGCGGTGTGAGCAGCACGGCCCTGCTGCTCGGGGTGCTGGCCGAGGCGCTGCACCGGGCGCTGCCCGCTCCGGCGCCGGGCCAGCGGTTCCGGGTGATGGTGCCGCGCACCGCGCGCACCGGGCGGGGTGGCGTGGGCACCGAGGCGCCGGGGAACCACACCGCGTCGCTGGCGCTGGACCTGCCGGTCGGTCCGATGCCGGTCGAGCAGCGGCTCGCCGCGGTGGCCGCGGAGCTCGGCAGGCCGGACCGGACCGGTCAACCCGCCGCGGCCACGGCCGTGCTCGCCGCGCTGGGCCTGCTGCCCGCGCCGCTGCACGCCTGGGTGGTGCGCCGGATCTACCACCGCCGGTTCTTCAGCGCCGTGGTGTCGGTGCTGCCCGGGCAGCGCCGGCCGGCGCGCATCGGGTCGGCGCGCATCGCCGGGGTGCTGCCGGTGCTGGCGCTGGCCGACGGGGTGGGACTGGCGGTGGGGGCGATCGGCTGGGGCGACCGCATCGGGTTCGGGGTCACCACGGACACCGGACTGGCCCCGCCCGCCGAGGTGCTCACCGAGCACCTGCGCGCGGTCTGCACCGAAGTGCGGGCAGGTGATCCGCGGTGA
- a CDS encoding DMT family transporter: MSTDATVLAIAVPTAVVGAASFGLASAIQHRVTKQVPRVRTLNPRMLLALVRKPIWVLSILTVIVGLSLQVVALAFGPLVLVQPLLVTSVLFGAAFAAWMAHRKMDLVLALGGLACVGGLSAFLVLARPSGHSSDFTGAPVLPLALALGLLVLVSLVASWLVPGEAGVIGMAVATGVFYGVTAGLIKVVAGQVRSGGVVEPFQHWTLYAVCVIGPMGFLLSQQTFQRGRLISPSLAVITTVDPLVAAAIGVSWLGETLESSPAILTGELVAVVVIVVGIVVLTRRGEQLRRALDRSDGGSEEPTWG; this comes from the coding sequence GTGAGCACGGACGCCACGGTGCTGGCCATCGCCGTTCCGACCGCGGTCGTCGGGGCGGCCAGCTTCGGCTTGGCCAGCGCGATCCAGCACCGCGTCACCAAGCAGGTGCCCCGGGTGCGCACCCTCAACCCGCGGATGCTGCTGGCGCTGGTCCGCAAGCCGATCTGGGTGCTGAGCATCCTCACCGTGATCGTCGGGCTGTCGCTGCAGGTGGTGGCGCTGGCGTTCGGGCCGCTGGTGCTGGTGCAACCGCTGCTGGTGACCTCGGTGCTGTTCGGTGCCGCGTTCGCGGCGTGGATGGCGCACCGCAAGATGGACCTGGTGCTGGCGCTCGGCGGGCTGGCCTGCGTCGGTGGGCTGTCGGCGTTCCTGGTGCTGGCCCGGCCCTCGGGGCACAGCAGCGACTTCACCGGGGCGCCGGTGCTGCCGCTGGCGCTGGCGCTCGGCCTGCTGGTGCTGGTCTCGCTGGTGGCGTCCTGGCTGGTGCCCGGTGAGGCCGGGGTGATCGGCATGGCGGTGGCCACCGGCGTGTTCTACGGGGTGACCGCCGGGTTGATCAAGGTGGTGGCCGGGCAGGTCCGCTCCGGCGGGGTGGTGGAGCCGTTCCAGCACTGGACGCTGTACGCGGTGTGCGTGATCGGGCCGATGGGCTTCCTGCTCAGCCAGCAGACCTTCCAGCGCGGCCGGTTGATCTCGCCGTCGCTGGCGGTGATCACCACGGTGGACCCGCTGGTCGCGGCCGCGATCGGGGTGAGCTGGCTCGGCGAGACCCTCGAGTCCTCCCCCGCCATCCTCACCGGCGAGCTCGTCGCGGTGGTGGTCATCGTCGTCGGCATCGTGGTGCTGACCCGGCGCGGCGAGCAGCTGCGGCGGGCGCTCGACCGCAGCGACGGGGGCTCGGAGGAGCCGACGTGGGGATGA
- a CDS encoding SDR family NAD(P)-dependent oxidoreductase, whose protein sequence is MTLRGRTALVTGASSGIGAATAAELAAAGCQVVLVGRDQRRLAQVTARTGGLALAAELTDASGLDRVVTAARRVDLLVHCAGIGWSGDLASMSAEQVEALTAVNLTAPVLLTSAVLPELRRRRGHVVFVSSIAAVGVRGEEVYAATKAGVRAFAESLRRLDGLGVTTVLPGAVRTPFFAGRRYDRRFPRVLAPEEVAAALVRGVQRGRAEVFVPGWLAVPARLQGALPGVFRALARRFG, encoded by the coding sequence ATGACGCTGCGCGGGCGGACCGCGCTGGTCACCGGCGCGTCCTCCGGCATCGGCGCGGCCACCGCGGCCGAACTGGCCGCCGCCGGGTGCCAGGTGGTGCTGGTCGGCCGCGACCAGCGCCGGCTGGCCCAGGTCACCGCGCGCACGGGCGGGCTGGCCCTGGCCGCCGAGCTGACCGACGCCTCCGGGCTGGACCGCGTGGTCACCGCGGCACGGCGGGTGGACCTGCTGGTGCACTGCGCGGGGATCGGGTGGTCCGGTGACCTGGCGTCGATGTCCGCCGAGCAGGTGGAGGCGCTGACCGCGGTGAACCTGACCGCGCCGGTGCTGCTGACCAGCGCGGTGCTGCCGGAGCTGCGGCGCAGGCGCGGCCACGTCGTGTTCGTCTCCTCGATCGCGGCCGTCGGGGTCCGCGGCGAGGAGGTCTACGCGGCGACGAAGGCCGGGGTGCGGGCGTTCGCCGAGAGCCTGCGCCGCCTCGACGGCCTCGGGGTGACCACGGTGCTGCCGGGCGCGGTGCGCACCCCGTTCTTCGCGGGCAGGCGCTACGACCGGCGGTTCCCGCGCGTGCTCGCCCCGGAGGAGGTCGCCGCGGCGCTGGTCCGGGGCGTGCAGCGCGGCCGGGCGGAGGTGTTCGTGCCCGGGTGGCTGGCGGTGCCCGCCCGGTTGCAGGGCGCGCTGCCCGGGGTGTTCCGGGCGCTGGCCCGCCGGTTCGGCTGA
- the hpnH gene encoding adenosyl-hopene transferase HpnH, whose protein sequence is MGIPLRQAVRVGAHLLKQKLARREKFALTLELEPLFACNLKCAGCGKIQHPADVLKQRMPVEQALAAVEECGAPVVSIAGGEPLMHPEIDTLVEELVKRKKFVYLCTNALLLPRKIDRFRPSPYFAWAVHIDGLEERHDASVCKKGVFAQAVDNVKEVQRRGFRVTTNSTFFTSDTPQSVIEVLDFLNNDLQVDRMMLSPAYAYDKAPDQERFLGVAETRELFGKVFADGRRRRWRFNHSPLFLDFLEGKVDFRCTAWAIPSYSLYGWQRPCYLMSDGYAATYRELLEETDWSRYGRGNDPRCANCMAHCGYEPTAVLATTASLRESIRALRS, encoded by the coding sequence ATGGGCATCCCGCTGCGCCAAGCCGTCCGGGTCGGGGCCCACCTGCTCAAGCAGAAGCTGGCCCGCCGCGAGAAGTTCGCCCTGACGCTGGAGCTGGAGCCGCTGTTCGCCTGCAACCTCAAGTGCGCCGGCTGCGGCAAGATCCAGCACCCGGCGGACGTGCTCAAGCAGCGGATGCCGGTCGAGCAGGCCCTCGCCGCGGTGGAGGAGTGCGGCGCCCCGGTGGTGTCGATCGCCGGGGGCGAACCGCTGATGCACCCCGAGATCGACACCCTCGTCGAGGAGCTGGTCAAGCGCAAGAAGTTCGTCTACCTGTGCACCAACGCGCTGCTGCTGCCCCGCAAGATCGACCGGTTCCGGCCCTCGCCGTACTTCGCGTGGGCGGTGCACATCGACGGGCTGGAGGAGCGGCACGACGCCTCGGTGTGCAAGAAGGGCGTGTTCGCGCAGGCGGTGGACAACGTCAAGGAGGTCCAGCGGCGCGGGTTCCGGGTCACCACGAACTCCACGTTCTTCACCTCCGACACCCCGCAGTCGGTGATCGAGGTGCTGGACTTCCTCAACAACGACCTCCAGGTCGACCGGATGATGCTGTCCCCGGCCTACGCCTACGACAAGGCCCCGGACCAGGAGCGCTTCCTGGGGGTCGCCGAGACCCGCGAGCTGTTCGGCAAGGTCTTCGCCGACGGCCGCCGACGGCGGTGGCGGTTCAACCACTCGCCGCTGTTCCTGGACTTCCTGGAGGGCAAGGTCGACTTCCGCTGCACCGCGTGGGCCATCCCGTCGTACTCGCTCTACGGCTGGCAGCGGCCCTGCTACCTGATGAGCGACGGCTACGCCGCCACCTACCGCGAACTGCTGGAGGAGACCGACTGGTCGCGCTACGGGCGCGGCAACGACCCGCGCTGCGCCAACTGCATGGCCCACTGCGGCTACGAACCGACCGCGGTGCTGGCCACCACGGCGTCGCTGCGCGAGTCCATCCGGGCGCTGCGCAGCTGA